GCTCAGCGCCTGCGTGTCGTACGACGGCTTCAGCGCCTCGGCGATGATGTCGGCGACCTCACGGAAGTCCTCGTCCTGGAAACCGCGGGTGGCCAGCGCAGGGGTGCCGATCCGCAGACCCGAGGTGACCATCGGCGGCCGCGGGTCGTTCGGGATCGCGTTGCGGTTGACCGTGATGCCCACCTCGTGGAGGCGGTCCTCGGCCTGCTGGCCGTCCAGCTGGGAGTTGCGCAGGTCGACCAGGACCAGGTGCACATCCGTGCCGCCGGACAGTACGGAGACGCCGTGCTCGGTCACGTCGGCCTGGATCAGACGCTCGGCGAGGATACGGGCGCCGTTCAGGGTGCGCTGCTGGCGCTCCTTGAACTCCTCGGTCGCCGCGACCTTGAAGGAGACCGCCTTCGCCGCGATGACGTGCTCCAGCGGACCGCCCTGCTGACCGGGGAAGACCGCGGAGTTGATCTTCTTGGCGAGCTCCTGCGTCGACAGGATCACACCGCCGCGCGGACCGCCGAGGGTCTTGTGCGTGGTGGTGGTGACGACATGGGCGTGCGGCACCGGGTTCGGGTGCAGACCGGCGGCGACCAGGCCCGCGAAGTGGGCCATGTCGACCATCAGGTACGCGCCGACCTCGTCCGCGATCCGGCGGAAGGCCGCGAAGTCGAGCTGGCGCGGGTACGCGGACCAGCCGGCGACGATCAGCTTCGGACGGGACTCCTTGGCGAGGCGCTCGACCTCGGCCATGTCGACCTGGCCGGTCTCGCTGTCCACGTGGTACGCGACCACGTTGTACAGCTTGCCGGAGAAGTTGATCTTCATGCCGTGGGTCAGGTGCCCGCCGTGGGCGAGGTTCAGACCCATGATCGTGTCGCCCGGCTTCAGCAGCGCGAACATCGCGGCCGCGTTCGCCTGGGCGCCCGAGTGCGGCTGGACGTTGGCGTGCTCGGCGCCGAAGAGTGCCTTGATGCGGTCGATCGCGATCTGCTCGACGACATCGACGTGCTCGCAGCCACCGTAGTAGCGGCGGCCCGGGTAGCCCTCGGCGTACTTGTTGGTGAGGACGGAGCCCTGCGCCTCCATGACCGCGACCGGAGCGAAGTTCTCCGAGGCGATCATCTCGAGGGTGGACTGCTGGCGGTGGAGCTCGGCGTCGACAGCGGCGGCGACGTCCGGGTCCAGCTCATGGAGAGGGGCGTTGAGAAGCGACATCTCGATCCCTGTCGTGGTCGTGGTCAGTTGCCGGAGAACTCGGTGTACTCGTCGGCGGAGAGCAGGTCCTTCGGCTCCTCGCTGACGCGCACCTTGAAGAGCCAGCCGCCCTCGAAGGGGGCGGAGTTCACCAGAGACGGGTCATTGACGACGTCCTCGTTGGCCTCGGTGACCTCACCGCTGACCGGGGAGTACAGGTCGCTGACGGACTTGGTCGACTCCAGCTCACCGCAGGTCTCGCCCGCGGTCACCGTGTCACCTACCTCAGGGAGCTGGACGTACACCACATCGCCGAGTGCGTTCGCCGCGTGCTCCGTGATGCCGACCGTCGACACGCCGTCCTCGGCGGCCGACAGCCACTCGTGCTCCTTGCTGAAGCGCAGCTGCTGGGGGTTGCTCATGGCCTGAATTCTCCTGTACGCGGGGGAGTGCTGGTGAACGGAGTGAAGGTGCGGACGATCACTTCTGGCGCTTGTAGAACGGCAGCGCGACGATCTCGTACGGCTCGTGGGTGCCGCGGATGTCGACGCCGACGCCCTCGCTGCCCGGGACGGCGTGCGTCGCGTCCACATACGCGATGGCGATCGGCCTGCCGAGGGTCGGGGAGGGCGCACCGGAGGTGACCTCGCCGACGACCTGGCCGCCCGCGACCACGGAGAAGCCGGCCCGCGGGACCCTGCGGCCCTCGGCGATCAGGCCGACGAGCTTGCGCGGCGGGTTGGACTCGGCGCGCACGGCGGCTGCCTCGAGTGCCTCGCGGCCGACGAAACGCCCGTCGTTCGTGGTCTTCTCGAACTTCACGACCCGGCCGAGGCCCGCGTCGAACGGGGTCAGCGCGGTGGTCAGTTCATGCCCGTACAGCGGCATGCCCGCCTCCAGGCGGAGCGTGTCGCGGCAGGACAGACCGGCCGGGACGAGACCGACGGGCGCGCCCGCCTCGGTCAGCGCCTGCCAGAGCTTCTCGGCGTACTGCGGCTGGACGAAGAGCTCGAAGCCGTCCTCACCGGTGTAGCCCGTACGGGCGATCAGCGCCGGGACGCCGGCGACCGTGCCGGGCAGGCCGGCGTAGTACTTCAGCCCGTCCAGGTCGGCGTCGGTCAGCGATGCGAGGATCCCGGGGGACTCCGGGCCCTGGACGGCGATGAGCGCGTACGCGTCGCGGTCGTCCCGTACCTCGGCGTCGTAGCCCTCGGCGCGGGCGGTCAGCGCGTCCAGCACCACCTGGGCGTTG
This portion of the Streptomyces sp. NBC_01750 genome encodes:
- the glyA gene encoding serine hydroxymethyltransferase; this translates as MSLLNAPLHELDPDVAAAVDAELHRQQSTLEMIASENFAPVAVMEAQGSVLTNKYAEGYPGRRYYGGCEHVDVVEQIAIDRIKALFGAEHANVQPHSGAQANAAAMFALLKPGDTIMGLNLAHGGHLTHGMKINFSGKLYNVVAYHVDSETGQVDMAEVERLAKESRPKLIVAGWSAYPRQLDFAAFRRIADEVGAYLMVDMAHFAGLVAAGLHPNPVPHAHVVTTTTHKTLGGPRGGVILSTQELAKKINSAVFPGQQGGPLEHVIAAKAVSFKVAATEEFKERQQRTLNGARILAERLIQADVTEHGVSVLSGGTDVHLVLVDLRNSQLDGQQAEDRLHEVGITVNRNAIPNDPRPPMVTSGLRIGTPALATRGFQDEDFREVADIIAEALKPSYDTQALSARVSALAAKHPLYPGLK
- the gcvH gene encoding glycine cleavage system protein GcvH; the protein is MSNPQQLRFSKEHEWLSAAEDGVSTVGITEHAANALGDVVYVQLPEVGDTVTAGETCGELESTKSVSDLYSPVSGEVTEANEDVVNDPSLVNSAPFEGGWLFKVRVSEEPKDLLSADEYTEFSGN
- the gcvT gene encoding glycine cleavage system aminomethyltransferase GcvT, whose translation is MSHVPRLTALDALHRSLGATMTDFAGWDMPLRYGSERDEHNAVRTKAGLFDLSHMGEITVSGPRAADLLDFALVGNIGGVAVGRARYTMICQEDGGILDDLIVYRLGETEYMVVANAGNAQVVLDALTARAEGYDAEVRDDRDAYALIAVQGPESPGILASLTDADLDGLKYYAGLPGTVAGVPALIARTGYTGEDGFELFVQPQYAEKLWQALTEAGAPVGLVPAGLSCRDTLRLEAGMPLYGHELTTALTPFDAGLGRVVKFEKTTNDGRFVGREALEAAAVRAESNPPRKLVGLIAEGRRVPRAGFSVVAGGQVVGEVTSGAPSPTLGRPIAIAYVDATHAVPGSEGVGVDIRGTHEPYEIVALPFYKRQK